A region from the Cannabis sativa cultivar Pink pepper isolate KNU-18-1 chromosome 9, ASM2916894v1, whole genome shotgun sequence genome encodes:
- the LOC115724113 gene encoding IQ domain-containing protein IQM6-like, giving the protein MARFGSKKKKGFVKPIMKKNQATVDHITGDKIPKSFVFARGKLPGPLRMLQMDLRKLMLPYTALKLRAALKLQKVYKSFRTRRRLADCAVLVEQRWWKLLDFAELKRSSISFFDIEKHETAVSRWSRARTRAAKVGKGLSKDEKARKLALQHWLEAIDPRHRYGHNLQFYYAKWLHCESGQPFFYWLDIGEFSQYFYKLFVQKTTKQLSAKKWRIQLYVDANRTMTSKYNQFTIQAVEPMEN; this is encoded by the exons ATGGCCCGTTTTGGAAGT aaaaagaaaaaggggttTGTGAAACCCATTATGAAGAAGAATCAGGCTACTGTGGATCATATCACAGGGGATAAGATTCCAAAGAGCTTTGTTTTTGCTAGAGGTAAATTGCCCGGTCCTCTCAGGATGCTTCAAATGGATTTGAGAAAGCTCATGCTTCCTTATACTGCTCTCAAGCTTCGG GCAGCATTAAAGTTACAAAAAGTTTACAAAAGTTTCCGAACCAGGAGGCGGCTGGCAGATTGTGCTGTTCTTGTTGAGCAAAGATG GTGGAAGCTGCTAGATTTTGCTGAACTCAAACGGAGTTCAATATCATTTTTTGACATTGAGAAACATGAAACTGCTGTTTCACGCTGGTCCAGAGCAAGGACCAGGGCTGCCAAG GTAGGGAAAGGTTTGTCTAAGGATGAAAAGGCTCGCAAACTCGCGTTACAGCATTGGCTTGAGGCA ATAGACCCTCGACATCGTTATGGTCATAATCTTCAATTCTATTATGCCAAATGGCTTCATTGTGAAAGTGGGCAGCCTTTTTTCTATTG GCTTGATATAGGAGAATTCAGCCAATATTTCTATAAGTTGTTTGTCCAAAAAACTACGAAGCAATTATCAGCCAAAAAATGGAGAATTCAGTTGTACGTAGATGCAAACCGAACAATGACTTCAAAGTACAATCAGTTCACCATTCAAGCAGTTGAACCAATGGAAAATTAG